A region of Vigna radiata var. radiata cultivar VC1973A chromosome 6, Vradiata_ver6, whole genome shotgun sequence DNA encodes the following proteins:
- the LOC106764711 gene encoding uncharacterized protein LOC106764711: protein MAATFDRFSIRDYTTKMRSVDVFKCWPFASTVSRDASREELQSWLPPMTLCPRSDDLNDHRQNPDNLPSPEEVSGTDDEDDADGSEEDSEESAPPSHASAHNNEDEKLEMVCPVCREFNAATLTAVNAHIDGCLAQTMREERRHMRIMNLKSSSSSSISKSKAPKKRSIAEIFKVEEQQQQQPPQLQQQQPPPPQIESVLKFWPFREDVADEVSNTVSKFEWLSRRLEALRSTRGSGESSKSDRRDSAEEEEEKLEMVCPVCRDFNAATVTAVNAHIDGCLAQAVREERRQMRRTVNCKSKPKAPKKRSIAEILTVALPIEAGKSKGIQVKENEEKSDYRCEDSASAPAPSASTAAPVVSVIKNRKSTNKNRKKKKMKKAKKKKSKVEKYGESGVLFVNNEKKTVLSKKKKKKSNVFNNGPTGRKGDAYERMVQNVANSSRKLQGTVGNKMVPLHGVDPSIDRKKLSLNCISVEKKQHVKIFDSVGKQQKAMSPVHGSILKSHFKHVSGKTSSVSNIRNGPEKSHYNDEEPTSDRHVKFSGKDDILGPKKTTSFDEAMFNISSDALASSVVKEKSSGSDEETASLEPNRNYGHVHVNIDRDKREEEVCPIVESKQFSNTLEQDTVQSCLKPCTDQDKSKHLEEKSELLTKVAVCDNNNSHFFCGSNRTTLHCSPNTEISGPLSAVHEEQMSGINRQACEFGSFDYSGKLDHFDDPQVDFVDSNANTKTFLEPSSSYSASYNANEKPESPLQACGDNDNSDKASGDRQLSRMFSADLIDNSFAFTGWDKGGVKNCCLDPSFFGLPLNSHGELINFSSSVNLGMNQPETSTTVRGSLNGLPISNILHQGNLENLSANENHVQKTFTRDGLNPFPHHPTRLFVTELQSREREDIHQSNSDSCYLPPLNSKLNVEKNAFIEKNQSDQVRNHSGNGAISLKEGSDHISLTSSQPTMRLMGKDVPIGRSSQEMQQFAGDVWTDEQSRRRNYSEYAALEHSLLGRSSKQDWVSGSPLQISADGVLQSAKIQSNQALQSTMLMPGTDSGFSRQFIDLQRNPVSQNGSVEVNRNASSFFNPITPKSTLYAVFNGASDDFPDQFIHGAKPLGLSSQSVVLPTPGNFRHSTSLSNGELNDGNKNPLVTKSAFGFPFLQPTVAEQTKTSWFERPYRSSPSWLSSSTDEMLPGSFSQQFSGTSSQSFSQNLWGNNLTTQSVNHSPELRFPSNHLTSLRPMQTTPLSPASIVRPLHVPATPSTINSGNRNINHVSDRLKLDEHHPCTNARKRPTAVANLDDSRNPTKLPNIQVQENFCSVTRLTGEKSSMELQRNTRAPELDPQMGSARSKCCQHEAQNLNPSRYPAVNSFKLDGMVTSGPVRLGPKRAKHILKSS from the exons ATGGCGGCTACTTTTGATAGATTCTCCATAAG GGACTACACAACTAAGATGAGGTCCGTTGACGTTTTCAAGTGCTGGCCGTTTGCATCCACGGTCTCACGTGACGCATCGCGTGAGGAACTTCAGTCCTGGCTTCCTCCGATGACGCTGTGCCCTAGATCCGACGATTTAAACGACCACAGGCAAAATCCGGACAATCTGCCTTCGCCTGAGGAAGTTTCTGGAACCGATGACGAGGACGACGCGGATGGCAGCGAAGAGGACTCCGAAGAATCCGCGCCTCCTTCTCACGCTTCCGCTCACAACAACGAGGATGAGAAATTGGAGATGGTTTGTCCAGTTTGCCGTGAATTTAACGCTGCGACGCTCACGGCCGTGAATGCGCACATCGACGGATGCCTCGCGCAGACGATGAGAGAGGAGCGTCGCCACATGAGGATAATGAATTTGAAGTCGTCGTCCTCCTCCTCTATATCGAAGTCGAAGGCGCCGAAGAAGCGTTCCATAGCGGAGATTTTCAAGGTGGAAGAGCAGCAGCAACAACAGCCACCACAGCTGCAGCAGCAACAGCCGCCGCCGCCGCAAATCGAGAGCGTGTTGAAGTTCTGGCCGTTCCGAGAGGATGTGGCGGACGAGGTTTCGAATACCGTTTCTAAGTTCGAGTGGCTCTCTCGGCGCCTCGAGGCGCTGAGATCCACGCGCGGAAGTGGCGAGTCGTCGAAATCGGACCGAAGAGATTCCgctgaggaggaggaggagaagtTGGAGATGGTGTGTCCTGTTTGCCGCGATTTTAACGCAGCCACCGTAACGGCGGTGAACGCGCATATCGACGGTTGTTTGGCGCAGGCCGTAAGGGAGGAACGACGGCAGATGAGAAGGACCGTTAATTGCAAGTCCAAACCTAAGGCTCCAAAGAAGCGTTCGATCGCGGAGATTCTCACGGTCGCACTGCCGATCGAAGCAGGCAAAAGCAAAGGGATTCAGGTTAAGGAAAACGAAGAGAAATCCGATTATCGCTGTGAGGATTCAGCTTCTGCTCCTGCTCCTTCCGCTTCTACGGCTGCTCCAGTTGTTTCGGTAATTAAGAATAGGAAGAGTACGAACAagaataggaaaaagaaaaagatgaagaaggcgaagaagaagaaaagcaagGTTGAGAAGTACGGTGAGAGTGGCGTGTTATTCGTAAACAATGAGAAGAAGACGGTTCtgagcaagaagaagaagaaaaagagtaaTGTCTTCAACAATGGACCAACTGGGAGGAAG GGTGATGCTTACGAGCGCATGGTGCAAAATGTAGCAAATAGTTCCAGAAAACTACAAGGTACAGTTGGTAATAAAATGGTTCCACTACATGGTGTTGATCCTTCTATTGATAGAAAGAAATTGAGCTTAAATTGTATATCGGTAGAAAAGAAGCAACACGTTAAAATTTTTGACTCAGTTGGAAAGCAACAAAAGGCCATGTCTCCTGTTCATGGAAGTATTCTTAAGAGCCACTTTAAACATGTTTCTGGAAAGACATCAAGTGTCAGTAACATTCGAAATGGTCCTGAAAAAAGCCATTATAATGATGAAGAGCCAACCTCTGACAGACATGTTAAATTCTCTGGTAAAGATGATATACTTGGTCCAAAAAAGACAACTTCATTTGATGAAGCCATGTTCAACATATCTTCAGATGCGCTGGCTTCTTCAGTAGTAAAGGAGAAATCCTCTGGAAGTGATGAAGAAACTGCGAGTTTGGAGCCAAATAGAAATTATGGCCATGTTCATGTTAATATAGACAGAGACAAGAGAGAGGAGGAGGTTTGCCCTATAGTTGAAAGTAAACAGTTTTCTAACACTCTGGAACAAGATACCGTACAAAGCTGCTTGAAGCCATGTACTGATCAAGATAAGTCAAAGCACTTAGAAGAGAAGTCAGAATTGTTAACCAAGGTGGCAGTTTGTGACAataataattcacactttttttGTGGAAGCAACAGAACTACCCTGCATTGTTCTCCGAATACAGAAATTTCTGGTCCTCTTTCTGCAGTTCATGAAGAGCAGATGTCTGGTATAAATAGACAAGCATGTGAATTTGGATCTTTCGACTACAGTGGAAAGTTGGACCATTTCGATGATCCCCAGGTTGATTTTGTTGATTCAAATGCCAATACGAAGACATTTCTGGAGCCTTCGTCATCTTATTCTGCTTCATATAATGCAAATGAAAAACCAGAATCTCCATTGCAAGCTTGTGGAGATAATGATAATAGTGATAAGGCCTCGGGTGACAGACAGTTGTCTCGCATGTTTTCGGCAGATTTGATTGATAACTCATTCGCCTTTACAGGCTGGGATAAAGGAGGTGTGAAAAATTGCTGTTTGGATCCCAGTTTTTTTGGTTTGCCCCTCAATTCTCATGGCGAGCTTATCAATTTCAGTTCAAGTGTAAACTTAGGGATGAACCAGCCAGAGACATCAACTACAGTACGTGGTTCTTTAAATGGTTTACCCATTAGCAATATTCTTCATCAAGGTAACCTGGAAAATTTAAGCGCTAATGAGAATCATGTTCAGAAGACATTTACAAGAGATGGTCTTAATCCATTTCCACACCATCCAACCAGATTATTCGTGACTGAGTTACAAAGTAGAGAGAGAGAAGATATCCACCAATCTAATTCAGATTCGTGTTATCTCCCACCTCTTAATTCAAAGCTGAACGTTGAGAAAAATGCGTTCATTGAAAAGAATCAATCCGACCAAGTTCGGAATCACAGTGGAAATGGGGCGATTTCTCTGAAAGAAGGTTCAGATCATATCTCACTAACTTCCAGCCAACCAACAATGAGGTTGATGGGTAAGGATGTTCCAATTGGTAGAAGCAGCCAAGAGATGCAACAATTTGCCGGAGATGTTTGGACAGATGAGCAATCCAGAAGAAGGAATTATTCTGAATATGCAGCTTTGGAGCACTCTTTGTTGGGAAGAAGTTCTAAGCAGGATTGGGTATCTGGTTCACCTTTACAAATATCTGCTGACGGTGTATTGCAATCGGCTAAAATTCAAAGCAATCAAGCACTACAAAGCACCATGTTGATGCCCGGTACAGACTCTGGATTTTCTCGACAGTTTATTGATCTGCAAAGGAATCCTGTATCTCAAAATGGAAGTGTTGAAGTCAACAGAAATGCAAGTTCTTTTTTCAATCCCATTACTCCAAAGTCTACATTGTATGCAGTATTTAATGGGGCATCAGATGATTTTCCAGATCAATTTATACATGGAGCTAAACCTCTAGGATTGAGCTCTCAATCGGTGGTACTACCTACTCCTGGCAATTTTAGACACTCCACTAGTTTAAGCAATGGTGAGTTGAACGACGGGAATAAAAATCCCCTTGTTACCAAATCAGCCTTCGGATTTCCTTTCTTGCAGCCAACTGTCGCTGAACAGACCAAAACATCTTGGTTTGAAAGGCCTTACAGAAGTTCACCATCGTGGTTGTCAAGCTCAACAGATGAAATGCTTCCAGGGTCCTTCTCTCAGCAATTTTCAGGCACAAGTAGTCAAAGTTTTTCTCAAAATCTGTGGGGAAATAATCTCACTACGCAATCTGTGAATCATTCACCTGAGCTTCGCTTCCCTTCTAATCATCTGACTTCTTTGCGTCCCATGCAGACTACTCCTCTTTCTCCAGCATCAATTGTTCGACCTTTACATGTTCCGGCTACACCCTCTACCATTAATAGTGGCAACAGAAACATAAATCATGTCTCTGACAGATTGAAGTTGGATGAACATCATCCGTGCACGAATGCCAGGAAGAGACCCACAGCCGTGGCTAATCTTGATGATTCCAGAAATCCTACCAAGTTACCGAATATACAGGTGCAAGAAAACTTCTGTAGTGTGACTAGGTTGACTGGTGAAAAGTCAAGCATGGAATTGCAACGGAACACAAGAGCACCCGAACTGGATCCACAAATGGGTAGTGCTAGGAGTAAGTGTTGTCAGCATGAGGCACAAAATCTAAATCCTTCAAGGTATCCTGCTGTGAATTCTTTTAAACTGGACGGCATGGTAACATCAGGTCCTGTTCGACTTGGTCCTAAAAGAGCTAAGCACATCCTAAAATCCTCTTGA
- the LOC106764713 gene encoding HVA22-like protein e — translation MVLGTMARHLDTIIGPGVMLLYPLYASMKAIESPSTLDDQQWLTYWVLYSFLTLFELSTHKILCWFPIWGYLKLVFCIWLVLPMFNGAAYIYEKYVRQYIKNIGSYRSSNYPEEYKKVLHMMTFDARKAVERYIDRHGPEAFERVIRAAEKEAKKR, via the exons ATGGTCCTTGGAACAATGGCAAGACATTTGGACACAATAATAGG GCCTGGTGTTATGCTTCTTTATCCTCT ATATGCATCAATGAAGGCGATTGAAAGTCCTTCAACCTTAGATGATCAACAATGGCTAACGTATTGGGTTTTATACTCCTTCTTGACCCTCTTTGAGCTTTCCACTCATAAGATCCTATGTTG GTTTCCAATTTGGGGATACCTGAAGCTTGTGTTTTGCATCTGGTTGGTGCTGCCAATGTTCAATGGAGCGGCTtacatatatgaaaaatatgtgAGGCAATACATAAAGAATATTGGAAGCTACAGAAGTTCCAATTATCCTGAGGAGTACAAGAAGGTCCTTCACATGATGACCTTCGATGCAAGGAAAGCAGTTGAACGCTATATCGATAGACATGGCCCTGAAGCTTTTGAGAGAGTAATCAGAgcg GCTGAAAAAGAAGCGAAGAAGCGCTGA